In Prunus dulcis chromosome 2, ALMONDv2, whole genome shotgun sequence, a single genomic region encodes these proteins:
- the LOC117619561 gene encoding ent-kaurenoic acid oxidase 1-like, with translation MLGLVLAVGRELGSSMWVVLLCSLGALVALKWLLQNANSWYYETPLGEKKYSLPPGDLGWPFIGNMWSFLRAFKSSNPEAFLNSMISRFGRTGIYKTFMFGSPSIIVTTPEASKKVLTDDDAFKPGWPISTEELIGKNSFTSISFEEHKRLRKLTAAPVNGYEALSVYTTYIEERVISSLEKWSKMGEIEFLTQLRKLTFRIIMYIFLSSESEPVMEALEREYTILNYGVRAMAINLPGFAYHKALKARKNLVSAFQSIVDDRRAQRKAGNYVAKKKDMMDALLDVVDDDGRKLTDAEIIDVLLMYLNAGHESSGHTMMWAAVFLQKHPKIFQKAKAEQEEIVKRRPPTQKGMTFKEYREMEYLSQVIDETLRVVTFSLTVFREAKKDVNINGYSVPKGWKVLVWFRSIHYDSEIYPNPLEFNPDRWDNYTPKPLTFLPFGAGSRLCPGNDLAKLEIAIFLHHFLLNYKMEPTNPDGPLMYLPHTRPKDNCLARIKKCGSA, from the exons AtgttgggtttggttttggcAGTTGGAAGGGAGCTTGGTTCCTCCATGTGGGTGGTCCTTTTGTGCAGCCTTGGTGCTCTTGTGGCCCTCAAATGGCTTCTGCAGAATGCAAATTCCTGGTACTATGAAACCCCGCTGGGTGAAAAGAAGTACTCTCTTCCTCCTGGTGACTTGGGCTGGCCTTTCATTGGCAACATGTGGTCTTTTCTAAGAGCTTTCAAGTCCTCCAACCCTGAAGCCTTCCTCAACTCCATGATTTCCAG GTTTGGTCGTACTGGAATCTACAAAACCTTCATGTTTGGGAGCCCAAGTATCATCGTTACAACGCCTGAAGCAAGTAAAAAAGTTTTGACAGATGATGATGCATTTAAACCCGGGTGGCCTATTTCCACAGAGGAACTAATTGGAAAGAACTCGTTCACTAGTATATCTTTTGAAGAACACAAACGTCTACGAAAGCTAACAGCAGCTCCAGTCAATGGTTATGAAGCATTGTCCGTGTACACGACGTATATCGAAGAGAGGGTCATATCATCTTTGGAGAAATGGTCCAAAATGGGAGAAATAGAGTTCTTAACTCAACTCAGAAAGCTTACTTTCAGGATTATCATGTACATCTTTCTGAGCTCAGAGAGCGAGCCAGTCATGGAGGCTCTGGAGAGGGAATATACGATTCTTAACTATGGAGTTAGAGCCATGGCAATCAATCTTCCGGGATTTGCATACCATAAAGCACTTAAG gCTCGGAAAAATCTTGTCTCTGCATTTCAATCCATTGTGGACGACCGCAGAGCTCAAAGGAAGGCCGGAAACTACGtggcaaagaagaaagatatGATGGATGCTCTGCTAGATGTTGTTGATGACGATGGAAGAAAACTTACAGATGCGGAAATTATAGATGTTCTGTTAATGTACTTGAATGCGGGCCATGAATCTTCTGGCCATACAATGATGTGGGCCGCCGTTTTCCTacaaaaacacccaaaaattttccAGAAAGCTAAG GCAGAGCAAGAAGAGATTGTAAAAAGGAGGCCACCAACACAGAAGGGCATGACGTTCAAGGAATATCGCGAAATGGAGTATCTTTCCCAG GTGATTGATGAAACTCTTCGTGTCGTAACATTCTCCCTTACCGTTTTTCGAGAGGCAAAGAAAGATGTCAATATAAACG GTTATAGCGTTCCTAAGGGCTGGAAAGTTTTGGTCTGGTTCAGGAGCATTCACTATGATTCTGAAATATATCCAAATCCATTGGAATTCAACCCTGATCGATGGGAT AACTACACGCCCAAACCATTGACTTTTCTTCCCTTTGGAGCTGGAAGCCGGCTGTGCCCAGGAAATGATCTTGCTAAGCTGGAAATCGCTATCTTCCTTCACCATTTCCTCCTTAACTATAA GATGGAACCTACAAATCCGGACGGCCCATTGATGTACTTGCCACACACTAGGCCAAAAGACAATTGCTTGGCAAGAATCAAGAAATGTGGATCTGCATAG
- the LOC117619947 gene encoding heavy metal-associated isoprenylated plant protein 4 has translation MAAKDGAKEKDKDKEKDEKKEKEKDGGVINAVYKVNLHCRQCGREIKKPLMATPGVHNVEVDMEKGEIKAKGVFDPVQIQKRLEKLCKKKIELVSPKIQIKETPVIEKKIVKEPKEPISRTILVKVNMHCNKCEQDLKKKLIKRKGIHNVKTDMKAQTLTVEGTIEPEKLVSYLRKKVHKHAEIVPPKPEKKEETKEKEKGASKPEEKKEETKEKEKGASKPAEKKEETKEKEKGASKPAEKQEEKKEKEKEKDSGEKSSEPITRVVEAKEDMQVVEVKPKESNAPYFIHYVYAPQTFSDENPNACYIM, from the exons ATGGCAGCAAAAGATGGAGCTAAGGAGaaagacaaagacaaagaaaaagatgaaaagaaagaaaaggagaaagatgGTGGAGTAATCAATGCTGTTTACAAAGTCAACCTGCACTGCCGGCAATGTGGACGTGAGATCAAGAAGCCACTTATGGCTACCCCAG GGGTTCACAATGTAGAGGTAGATATGGAGAAAGGAGAGATAAAGGCAAAAGGCGTTTTCGACCCAGTACAAATTCAGAAACGGCTAGAGAAGCTTTGCAAGAAAAAGATTGAGTTGGTATCACCCAAAATTCAGATCAAGGAAACCCCCgttatagagaaaaaaatagtgaAGGAACCAAAAGAA CCTATTTCACGGACAATATTGGTGAAGGTAAACATGCATTGCAACAAATGTGAGCAAGATCTGAAAAAGAAGTTAATAAAGAGAAAAG GTATTCACAATGTTAAAACTGACATGAAAGCACAAACTCTGACAGTGGAAGGAACAATCGAGCCAGAAAAACTAGTATCGTATTTACGAAAAAAGGTGCACAAACATGCAGAAATTGTGCCCCCAAAAccagagaaaaaggaagaaacaaaagagaaggagaagggtGCCTCAAAaccagaagagaaaaaggaagaaacaaaagagaaggaaaagggtGCCTCAAAACCAgcagagaaaaaggaagaaacaaaagagaaggagaagggCGCCTCAAAACCAGCAGAGAAAcaggaggaaaagaaagagaaagagaaagagaaagacagTGGTGAGAAATCTTCTGAACCAATCACCAGGGTCGTAGAAGCGAAGGAAGATATGCAGGTGGTGGAGGTTAAACCAAAAGAGAGCAACGCTCCATATTTCATTCACTATGTCTATGCTCCACAAACGTTTAGTGATGAAAATCCAAATGCTTGTTATATAATGTAA
- the LOC117619449 gene encoding AT-hook motif nuclear-localized protein 23-like, whose translation MAGLDLGSASRFVHQQLQIPDLHLQRPPDSDDDHNTPNRNNLFSSDHHQNDVDDDNPHHQGLDLVTPNPGSGSGDSGGRRSRGRPPGSRNKPKPPVIITRESANTLRAHILEVSSGCDVFDSVGTYARKRQRGICVLSGSGMVTNVSLRQPAAAGAVVTLHGRFEILSLTGSFLPPPAPPGATSLTIFLAGGSGQVMGGNVVGALIASGPVIVIASSFTNVAYERLPLEEEEQLQMQQPVPQSSGGGGSGGGGGGGGVTNPFPDPSSGLPFFNLPLNNMPHQLQVDSWGGNSAGRPPY comes from the coding sequence ATGGCTGGCTTAGACTTGGGCTCAGCATCTCGCTTTGTTCATCAGCAGCTCCAAATCCCCGACCTCCACCTCCAAAGACCACCGGATTCTGATGATGATCACAACACCCCCAACCGCAACAACCTTTTCTCCTCCGACCACCACCAAAACGACGTCGATGATGACAACCCTCATCATCAAGGGCTTGATCTTGTGACCCCGAACCCTGGTTCTGGTTCGGGGGATTCTGGAGGTCGACGCTCCAGAGGTCGACCTCCAGGGTCAAGGAATAAGCCCAAACCACCCGTGATCATAACTCGGGAGAGCGCAAACACTTTGCGAGCTCATATTTTGGAGGTCAGCAGTGGCTGTGATGTGTTTGATTCCGTTGGAACATATGCCAGAAAAAGGCAGAGAGGGATTTGTGTGCTGAGTGGGAGTGGTATGGTAACCAACGTGAGCCTGCGTCAACCAGCTGCGGCTGGCGCAGTTGTCACGCTGCACGGCAGATTTGAGATTCTGTCGTTGACGGGCTCCTTTCTACCTCCCCCTGCGCCACCCGGGGCCACTAGCCTGACCATATTTTTGGCTGGTGGTTCGGGCCAGGTTATGGGTGGAAATGTTGTAGGAGCACTCATAGCATCTGGGCCTGTTATTGTCATAGCCTCATCGTTTACCAACGTAGCCTATGAGAGGTTGCCCCTGGAGGAAGAGGAGCAGCTGCAGATGCAGCAGCCTGTGCCGCAGTCTTCGGGCGGCGGAGGCAGTggtggcggcggcggcggtGGAGGAGTAACCAACCCCTTTCCAGATCCGTCTTCGGGGCTTCCCTTCTTCAATCTTCCGCTCAATAACATGCCTCATCAGCTGCAGGTTGATAGTTGGGGAGGAAACTCGGCCGGGCGGCCGCCTTATTGA